One Tolypothrix bouteillei VB521301 DNA window includes the following coding sequences:
- a CDS encoding DMT family transporter, with protein MTKLKRPHRLIPRISGQIYLWLAILIFGASSAVTRKLTEIGAKHIIDGRNPISLCNVLFVGNLCALIVLILIYGRQWNKATLKQLSRKDWIGLTAVAILSGALAPGLIFQALALTGVNNVILVGRVEPPLTLALSIWLLKERVNFWEIAGAIAGFVGVALTIVLQSPGESMMNMGGLQVGVGELLVAFGSAAVSVSTIIGKKYLDRIPLGIYSIFRTALGTVIFFFLALGLYGHNHFADVLSPFLWKWMFLYGALIVVVGQSFWIKGLRSSTVSMASLISSFTPIAGIVAAYFILDEAPTLAQYIGGSVILIGIFLSHLGIRYQASRRSMFSKVISTQAEQKVESGMGFKGI; from the coding sequence AGTGCAGTCACTCGCAAACTCACAGAAATTGGAGCAAAACATATTATAGATGGTCGCAATCCAATTTCCTTGTGTAATGTTTTATTCGTGGGCAACCTTTGTGCCTTAATAGTGCTGATTCTCATCTATGGGAGACAGTGGAACAAAGCTACTTTGAAACAATTATCACGGAAGGATTGGATCGGTTTAACAGCTGTCGCTATTTTATCAGGAGCGCTTGCCCCTGGGTTAATTTTCCAAGCACTGGCACTGACAGGGGTTAATAATGTCATCTTGGTTGGACGAGTGGAACCACCTTTAACTCTAGCTTTATCAATTTGGTTGCTTAAAGAACGGGTAAACTTTTGGGAGATTGCAGGGGCGATCGCAGGGTTTGTTGGTGTTGCGCTCACGATTGTCCTTCAGTCTCCTGGGGAATCAATGATGAATATGGGAGGTTTGCAAGTGGGTGTAGGCGAACTTCTGGTAGCCTTTGGTTCTGCAGCTGTAAGCGTTTCCACAATTATCGGTAAAAAATACCTCGATCGAATTCCTTTAGGAATCTACAGTATCTTTCGTACTGCTTTAGGAACTGTAATATTTTTCTTTCTTGCTTTGGGGCTTTACGGTCACAATCATTTTGCTGATGTACTCTCACCTTTCCTGTGGAAGTGGATGTTCCTTTATGGTGCGTTAATTGTTGTGGTTGGCCAATCATTTTGGATTAAAGGGCTGAGGAGTTCAACAGTGTCTATGGCTTCTTTAATCAGTTCCTTTACCCCTATTGCAGGAATTGTAGCAGCTTATTTCATCTTAGATGAAGCTCCTACTCTAGCTCAATATATCGGCGGTAGCGTTATTTTAATTGGCATTTTTTTAAGTCATCTTGGTATCCGTTATCAAGCGTCTCGCAGAAGTATGTTTTCCAAGGTAATTTCTACTCAAGCAGAACAAAAAGTAGAATCTGGTATGGGATTTAAGGGAATTTGA
- a CDS encoding sensor histidine kinase has protein sequence MIFLDKLKRKLPRVIGERIDPSSLQFRLTVEIIVIFTVGFSSFTMWMGWEIKQFLIMNDRQYSVCYDNQRLLIAIQNVGTVSVLIFITTAILTFIFIRRSLFPLRQMNQWVITYGAELKQYPSQLRRTPSEVKALAQTWNELLARLSEVKEQQQQFTNDLAHELRTPLSMVYAYLQRTLQRSQNLTESQKESLAMAVSDAERMTYILQDLLELARAGSNAMPLQAKPLILNDAIADIVQMAEKFDHRAIQLKLASFPIKVKAERDRLMQVLYHLIDNAFQYSDVGETVTVQLGWVNGWAVIQVSDKGCGIPLSEQARIFEPFYRVDPSRTRSTGGTGLGLPIVKRLVESMGGNVGICSEPGHGSTFILKLPALGEKI, from the coding sequence ATGATTTTTTTAGACAAATTAAAGCGAAAATTACCCAGAGTTATTGGTGAGAGGATCGATCCTTCATCGCTACAATTTCGCCTAACTGTTGAAATCATTGTTATCTTTACAGTGGGATTTAGCAGTTTTACAATGTGGATGGGTTGGGAAATCAAACAGTTTCTCATAATGAACGATCGACAATATAGTGTTTGTTATGATAATCAGAGGCTGTTGATTGCGATTCAAAATGTGGGAACTGTAAGCGTTCTGATATTTATTACGACCGCAATTCTCACGTTTATATTCATCAGGCGATCGCTCTTCCCGTTACGACAAATGAATCAGTGGGTAATAACTTACGGTGCAGAACTGAAACAATATCCATCTCAGTTACGTAGGACACCTAGCGAAGTGAAAGCACTCGCTCAAACTTGGAATGAATTGTTAGCAAGACTTTCAGAAGTGAAAGAACAACAGCAACAATTTACCAACGACTTAGCGCACGAGTTACGGACTCCTCTAAGCATGGTTTATGCATATTTACAAAGAACTTTGCAACGCAGTCAAAATCTGACAGAATCGCAGAAAGAATCTTTGGCGATGGCTGTTTCGGATGCAGAACGAATGACTTATATCTTACAAGATTTACTTGAATTAGCACGAGCAGGTAGCAATGCAATGCCCTTGCAAGCGAAACCACTGATCTTAAATGATGCGATCGCAGATATAGTGCAAATGGCAGAAAAGTTTGACCATCGGGCAATCCAGCTAAAACTTGCCTCGTTTCCGATTAAAGTAAAAGCAGAACGGGATCGGCTCATGCAGGTGTTATACCATTTGATTGATAATGCGTTTCAATATTCGGATGTGGGAGAGACAGTGACAGTGCAACTGGGTTGGGTAAATGGTTGGGCAGTGATTCAAGTGAGCGACAAGGGCTGTGGTATTCCCTTGTCCGAACAAGCCCGTATTTTTGAACCCTTTTACCGAGTCGATCCATCCCGTACCCGTTCGACTGGAGGAACGGGCTTGGGTCTACCGATAGTAAAACGCCTTGTGGAGAGTATGGGGGGTAATGTTGGTATTTGCTCGGAACCCGGTCATGGTAGCACCTTTATTTTAAAATTACCTGCATTGGGAGAAAAAATATGA
- a CDS encoding response regulator transcription factor, whose protein sequence is MTAHILLVEDEVKLARFVELELNSEGYKVSVAHDGITGLTLARESSPDLAILDWMLPGLSGLELCRRLRATGNKVPVILLTAKDEVSDRVAGLDAGADDYVVKPFSIEELLARIRAHLRRTQETEEEWLQFEDLKLNRTTREVFRGNRAIELTAKEFDLLEYLLSHPRQVFTRDLILEKVWGYDFMGDSNIIEVYVRYLRLKLEENNEKRLIHTVRGVGYALRE, encoded by the coding sequence ATGACAGCACATATCCTCCTGGTAGAAGATGAAGTTAAACTGGCACGATTTGTCGAATTGGAACTTAACAGCGAAGGATACAAAGTCAGTGTCGCCCATGATGGTATTACTGGTTTGACCTTAGCGCGGGAATCTTCACCAGATTTAGCAATTTTAGATTGGATGTTACCTGGGTTATCGGGCTTGGAACTTTGTCGGCGTTTGCGTGCGACTGGAAACAAAGTACCAGTGATTTTGCTGACAGCAAAAGATGAAGTCAGCGATCGCGTCGCCGGTTTAGATGCGGGTGCTGATGATTATGTAGTCAAACCTTTCAGTATTGAGGAATTGTTAGCCAGAATTCGCGCCCATTTGCGTCGCACTCAAGAAACAGAAGAAGAGTGGTTGCAGTTTGAAGACTTAAAGCTCAATCGCACCACACGTGAAGTTTTTCGAGGCAATCGAGCCATTGAGCTAACAGCAAAAGAGTTTGATTTATTGGAGTATCTCCTCAGCCATCCCCGTCAAGTATTTACCAGAGACCTCATTCTAGAGAAAGTTTGGGGCTATGATTTCATGGGAGATTCCAATATTATTGAAGTTTATGTCCGCTACCTGCGTCTTAAGCTTGAAGAAAATAATGAAAAGCGTTTGATTCATACCGTGCGTGGGGTGGGATATGCCTTACGAGAGTAG
- a CDS encoding AAA-like domain-containing protein, producing MNDDIVLDIVEQVLLSRQLSPIEQVILRQSWQGKGYGEMAQDSGYGSNYFKEVGSQLWHDLSEAIGQRVTKKNLHLVLARYQQNQGEPKESTQQSFKQTAPENKAANSVGNNAFYKEKKYTNTKAEEIEYPGGPVPLNSSLYVNRLRIEELAYKEISKPGCLIRIKAPRKMGKSSLLNRMIACAQNDRYKIAYIDFQETDETLFTSLDKFLRWFCANVSRQLNLNNKLDDYWDEDMGSKVSCKIYFEEYVLEQINAPIVLALNEVNRLFEHLQIANDFLSMLRFWHEVGRTVEIWQNLRLVIVHSTEIHIPLKINQSPFNVGLSIKLPQFTLEEVQDLASRYGLNWIDSKACQQLMVMVGGHPYLINLAFYHLYRKEMTLNRLLETSPTAAGIYSNHLRNHLALVQEQPELASALLKVVSTEESVRLDALTAFKLESMGLIQLDGNQAKPSCQLYRLYFNQQLTEKHTDAPQQLLTLEKQPVKLSNKVEPQLQSVSRTYIKQSLEASWQQWRKEFLLLSLIVCEVDYFKWYNDTHGYVSGDAALQQIASAISQCIQQKQSSLLRYGGTKFAAILPYVNSMEVLQLGESMRDSVKALGIPYNLPGIDGLPSEVLSISVGVASIMPGSDNSPDLLINSAEEALFQAKRQGRDRVHLNSPLNAGVPATPHVLHFPRPS from the coding sequence ATGAATGACGATATAGTTCTAGATATTGTCGAGCAAGTATTACTATCTAGACAGCTTAGCCCCATTGAACAAGTTATTTTGCGCCAATCATGGCAGGGAAAAGGTTATGGTGAAATGGCGCAAGACTCTGGCTACGGTAGCAATTACTTCAAAGAGGTTGGCTCTCAATTGTGGCATGACCTGTCAGAAGCGATAGGTCAAAGGGTAACCAAGAAAAATTTACATCTTGTTTTAGCACGGTATCAGCAAAACCAAGGAGAGCCCAAGGAGAGCACGCAGCAAAGCTTTAAACAAACAGCACCCGAGAATAAAGCTGCAAATTCTGTGGGAAATAATGCTTTTTATAAAGAAAAAAAATATACAAATACAAAGGCAGAAGAGATAGAGTACCCTGGTGGACCTGTCCCCCTAAACTCTTCGCTCTACGTTAATCGCCTGCGGATAGAAGAACTGGCATACAAGGAGATTAGCAAACCGGGATGTCTTATCCGTATTAAAGCCCCTAGAAAGATGGGCAAGAGTTCGCTCCTCAACCGCATGATAGCTTGTGCCCAAAATGATAGATATAAAATTGCTTATATAGACTTTCAGGAGACAGACGAAACTCTATTTACATCCCTCGATAAATTTTTGCGCTGGTTTTGCGCCAATGTTAGCAGACAGTTAAACCTAAACAACAAGCTTGATGATTACTGGGATGAAGACATGGGGAGCAAGGTTAGCTGTAAAATTTATTTTGAGGAATATGTGCTCGAACAAATCAATGCTCCCATTGTTTTAGCATTAAATGAAGTTAACAGACTTTTTGAGCATCTCCAAATTGCCAATGATTTTTTGTCCATGCTGCGATTTTGGCATGAAGTGGGACGGACGGTAGAAATTTGGCAAAACCTACGGTTGGTGATAGTTCATTCTACCGAAATACACATTCCTCTCAAAATTAATCAATCTCCTTTTAATGTTGGGCTGTCAATTAAGCTGCCTCAGTTTACATTAGAGGAAGTGCAAGATTTAGCATCACGTTATGGATTGAATTGGATTGATAGCAAAGCCTGCCAACAATTGATGGTTATGGTAGGGGGACATCCCTATTTAATTAACTTGGCATTTTATCATTTGTATCGTAAAGAAATGACATTAAATCGGTTGTTGGAAACATCTCCAACAGCAGCTGGTATTTACAGCAACCATTTGAGAAATCATTTGGCGCTGGTGCAAGAACAACCGGAACTAGCCTCAGCACTTTTAAAAGTTGTGAGTACTGAAGAAAGCGTGCGTTTAGATGCCCTGACTGCCTTCAAATTAGAAAGCATGGGTTTAATTCAACTAGATGGCAATCAAGCAAAACCAAGTTGTCAGCTATATCGCCTTTATTTTAACCAACAACTGACAGAAAAACATACAGATGCTCCACAGCAACTATTAACTCTGGAAAAACAACCAGTCAAACTTTCAAACAAAGTTGAGCCACAACTTCAAAGTGTCAGTCGTACCTATATCAAGCAATCTCTTGAAGCGTCTTGGCAGCAATGGAGAAAAGAGTTTTTACTCCTGTCACTGATTGTATGTGAAGTCGATTATTTTAAGTGGTACAACGATACACACGGTTATGTGTCTGGAGATGCTGCTTTGCAACAGATTGCCAGTGCCATAAGTCAGTGCATTCAGCAAAAGCAATCCAGCCTGCTGCGTTATGGGGGTACAAAATTTGCAGCTATATTGCCCTACGTGAATTCCATGGAAGTGCTGCAACTTGGGGAAAGTATGCGAGATAGCGTGAAAGCATTGGGAATTCCATACAACTTACCGGGTATCGACGGATTGCCATCTGAAGTATTAAGCATCAGCGTTGGAGTTGCATCTATCATGCCAGGTTCTGACAATTCACCAGATTTACTGATAAATTCTGCTGAAGAAGCACTGTTTCAAGCAAAAAGGCAAGGACGCGATCGCGTTCATCTCAATTCTCCTTTAAACGCAGGAGTTCCAGCGACTCCGCACGTACTGCATTTTCCAAGACCGAGCTAA
- a CDS encoding proton extrusion protein PcxA yields MINSVYRQKIYPFLLRAYYRYLQTSERSLDKAYKAALQIKAIEDEHFNGNKINFDSTRHSGSVMDYFESELKRQLKIIRMRLTEFKFSRFFLDESNQKTAKQVGIEYSSPSLILEKLNFIDEVTTKYNSFKPDEVIPNTLSPQSTIVPVEPSLNQTKLQNTPKNKLDNSARSKTNTTGVLPRSIFNTITRLQIELDPNAEQDVVKNFRNTQKRTIISVRFLLLLIIVPILTHQISKALFVGPVVESYFSKHSEQAKIFLNYEMEEEALTELERFEERIKFNSLLGKHEPLSQEQMELEVKDKAREIAEEYQHESGNAIKNVFADIFSIVAFTWLLLTSKREIAVLKDFFDHVVYGLSDSAKAFIIILFTDIFVGFHSPHGWEVILEGISRHWGLPANHDFIFLFIATFPVILDTIFKYWIFRYLNRISPSAVATYHNMNE; encoded by the coding sequence ATGATTAACTCTGTTTATCGCCAAAAGATCTACCCTTTTCTACTGAGGGCTTACTACCGTTACTTACAAACCTCAGAGCGTTCTCTAGATAAGGCATATAAAGCTGCTTTGCAAATCAAGGCAATAGAAGACGAGCATTTTAATGGTAATAAAATTAACTTCGACTCTACTAGGCATAGCGGTAGTGTTATGGACTATTTTGAGTCAGAATTGAAAAGACAATTAAAAATCATTCGGATGCGGTTAACAGAATTTAAGTTTAGCCGTTTTTTCCTGGATGAATCCAATCAAAAAACTGCAAAGCAAGTAGGTATTGAATACTCATCTCCTTCACTTATTTTAGAAAAACTTAACTTTATTGATGAAGTCACAACAAAATACAATTCTTTTAAGCCTGATGAAGTAATACCCAACACTCTATCACCTCAGAGTACAATTGTACCAGTAGAACCTTCTTTAAATCAAACCAAACTGCAAAATACACCAAAAAATAAATTAGATAACAGTGCTCGGAGTAAGACCAATACCACTGGAGTGCTACCTCGGTCGATTTTTAACACGATCACTCGTTTGCAAATTGAGTTAGATCCAAATGCAGAACAAGATGTTGTTAAAAATTTCCGTAACACTCAAAAAAGAACCATAATCTCCGTTAGGTTTCTTTTACTTCTCATCATAGTTCCTATTTTAACCCATCAAATATCAAAAGCTTTGTTTGTGGGACCTGTTGTTGAATCTTACTTTAGCAAACATTCCGAACAAGCAAAAATATTTCTCAACTATGAAATGGAAGAGGAGGCACTGACAGAACTTGAAAGGTTTGAAGAACGTATAAAATTTAATAGTTTGCTTGGTAAGCATGAACCCTTGTCTCAAGAGCAAATGGAACTAGAGGTGAAAGATAAGGCTCGTGAAATTGCTGAAGAATATCAGCATGAAAGTGGAAATGCTATCAAAAATGTTTTTGCAGATATATTCTCGATCGTTGCCTTCACTTGGCTATTGCTGACAAGCAAGCGAGAAATTGCAGTGCTGAAAGATTTCTTTGACCATGTTGTCTACGGTCTAAGTGATAGTGCTAAAGCTTTTATCATCATCCTATTTACTGATATCTTTGTAGGATTCCACTCTCCTCACGGTTGGGAAGTCATTCTAGAAGGTATATCGCGGCACTGGGGATTGCCAGCCAATCATGATTTCATCTTTCTCTTTATTGCTACATTTCCAGTCATCTTAGATACTATATTTAAATACTGGATATTCCGCTACTTAAATCGCATCTCTCCTTCTGCTGTAGCTACTTATCACAATATGAATGAATAG
- the msrA gene encoding peptide-methionine (S)-S-oxide reductase MsrA, whose protein sequence is MVLFGFGKKSSLPTPDQALPGRAEEMPVPSQHYVLGNPLKPPFPESMEMVIFGMGCFWGAERKFWQLEGVYTTAVGYAAGITPNPTYKEVCSGMTGHNEVVLVVYDPKVINYSQLLKVFWENHNPTQGMRQGNDVGTQYRSGIYVYSEDDKKLAEASLNAYQEALNKSGYGKITTEILEAPKFYYAEAYHQQYLAKNPNGYCGLGGTNVACPVGVSG, encoded by the coding sequence ATGGTTTTATTTGGATTTGGTAAAAAATCAAGCCTTCCCACTCCCGACCAAGCATTACCCGGACGGGCAGAAGAAATGCCAGTACCCAGTCAGCACTATGTGTTAGGTAACCCACTCAAACCACCCTTTCCAGAAAGTATGGAGATGGTAATTTTCGGTATGGGTTGCTTTTGGGGAGCAGAACGGAAATTTTGGCAACTAGAAGGAGTTTATACCACTGCAGTTGGTTATGCTGCGGGAATTACTCCCAATCCCACTTATAAAGAAGTTTGTAGTGGAATGACCGGTCACAATGAAGTTGTGTTAGTAGTTTACGATCCAAAGGTTATCAACTACTCTCAGTTGCTAAAAGTTTTTTGGGAAAATCACAATCCCACTCAAGGAATGCGTCAGGGTAACGATGTTGGGACTCAATATCGTTCGGGAATTTATGTCTATTCTGAAGACGACAAAAAACTAGCAGAAGCATCTCTTAATGCTTACCAAGAAGCCCTGAACAAGTCCGGTTATGGCAAAATTACGACGGAAATCCTTGAAGCTCCCAAGTTTTACTACGCGGAAGCTTACCATCAGCAATATCTTGCTAAAAACCCCAATGGATATTGTGGATTGGGAGGAACGAACGTTGCTTGTCCTGTAGGAGTTAGTGGTTAG
- a CDS encoding ribbon-helix-helix protein, CopG family has translation MAKVTVTLYIEEDDKEALQKLADAEERSLSQMAVLILKQRLKPSQAEGKSRQLKVQVRNDATVKQPGVSDSSAQYRTNGGEVKPKGNVRLTAAYLQPQELQELAQRVVELENAADGSELKFKVQIELDGGSQLSDDAMAQLKEILQEISEDFQI, from the coding sequence ATGGCTAAAGTAACTGTGACTCTCTATATAGAAGAAGATGACAAGGAAGCTCTGCAAAAATTAGCAGACGCAGAAGAGCGTTCTTTGTCTCAAATGGCGGTGTTAATTCTCAAACAAAGGCTTAAACCATCTCAAGCTGAAGGAAAAAGTCGTCAACTGAAAGTCCAGGTAAGGAATGATGCGACAGTGAAACAGCCTGGAGTTTCAGATTCATCTGCTCAATACCGAACCAATGGAGGGGAAGTTAAACCGAAGGGAAATGTGCGCTTAACAGCAGCTTACTTGCAACCCCAAGAACTTCAAGAGTTGGCTCAAAGAGTTGTAGAATTGGAAAATGCAGCAGATGGTAGCGAGCTAAAATTCAAAGTGCAAATTGAACTGGATGGGGGATCGCAGCTATCAGATGACGCGATGGCTCAACTTAAAGAAATACTTCAAGAGATTAGCGAAGATTTTCAGATCTGA
- a CDS encoding cob(I)yrinic acid a,c-diamide adenosyltransferase, protein MTRNGIGIRTAQLRSSRLTGQIHVYDGAGKGKSQAALGVVLRSIGLGINARNNSNRVLLLQFLKGPERDYDEDGAIAALQSGFPHLIDQVRTGRAEFFGPDEITAYDRAEAARGWDVAKGAIASGLYSVVVLDEINPVLDLGLLPVDEVVQTLKSKPQELEIIATGRAAPQQLLDIADLHSEMKPQVHPTAKLQGIKGIEIYTGAGKGKSTSALGKALKAIGRGINHPGSTRVLIMQWLKGGTGYTEDAAIAALQKSYPEVVDHQRCGRDAIVWRNSRQQLDYVEAERGWEIAKTAIASGLYKTIILDELNPTVDLELLPIEPIVQALLRKPRDTEVIITGRCQHQPAYFDLASTHSEVYCHKHYANQGVELKRGVDF, encoded by the coding sequence ATGACAAGAAACGGCATCGGTATCCGGACAGCACAATTGCGTTCCTCACGACTAACAGGTCAGATTCATGTTTATGACGGCGCGGGAAAGGGCAAGTCACAAGCTGCACTGGGAGTCGTTTTACGCTCTATTGGCTTGGGAATTAATGCACGAAACAATTCTAACCGTGTTTTATTACTACAGTTTCTTAAAGGTCCAGAACGAGATTATGATGAAGATGGGGCTATTGCCGCATTACAAAGTGGATTTCCCCACCTCATCGATCAAGTGCGTACCGGCAGAGCAGAATTTTTTGGTCCCGATGAAATTACAGCTTACGATCGCGCTGAAGCAGCACGGGGTTGGGATGTTGCTAAGGGTGCTATTGCTTCTGGTTTGTATTCAGTTGTTGTTCTAGACGAAATTAACCCGGTCCTGGATTTAGGTTTGCTTCCTGTTGATGAAGTTGTTCAGACGTTAAAATCCAAGCCACAAGAATTAGAAATTATTGCCACTGGACGTGCTGCACCACAACAGTTACTCGATATTGCGGATTTGCACTCAGAGATGAAACCTCAAGTTCATCCAACAGCAAAATTACAAGGAATAAAAGGTATTGAAATTTACACTGGAGCGGGTAAAGGCAAGTCTACGAGTGCCTTGGGAAAAGCTTTAAAAGCAATTGGTAGGGGCATCAACCATCCAGGCTCTACTCGTGTATTAATTATGCAGTGGCTCAAAGGGGGTACTGGATACACAGAAGATGCTGCCATAGCTGCTTTACAAAAGTCATATCCAGAAGTTGTAGACCATCAACGCTGTGGTCGAGATGCCATTGTTTGGCGTAACTCCCGCCAACAATTAGATTACGTAGAAGCCGAACGTGGTTGGGAAATTGCCAAGACGGCGATCGCATCGGGTTTGTACAAAACCATTATTCTTGACGAGCTCAATCCAACTGTAGATTTAGAACTGTTACCGATTGAACCTATTGTTCAAGCTCTACTCCGAAAACCACGCGATACCGAAGTCATTATCACCGGTCGATGTCAACATCAGCCCGCGTACTTTGACTTGGCTAGTACACACTCTGAGGTTTATTGCCACAAACATTATGCCAATCAAGGTGTAGAACTCAAGCGTGGGGTAGATTTTTAA
- the fraC gene encoding filament integrity protein FraC encodes MFELPEFPLPRIFPFGAILFNFLFLLVAIPLESFILNSRLRFDRKTSVFYAIAINLFSNVIGWVVFFFSEPVLPIRIKSELINYIFFDRLQSANIQSLIILTAFIIFFGTFIVKYILLRILLLSLAEFGKAPPKEPVVERNSSRAQKSKLQNSNVVTSILIANALSYSFIVAVLFIRSLDL; translated from the coding sequence ATGTTTGAACTTCCCGAATTCCCACTTCCCAGGATTTTCCCTTTTGGCGCAATTCTGTTCAATTTCTTATTTTTACTGGTAGCTATTCCTCTAGAATCCTTCATTTTAAATTCCAGATTAAGATTTGATAGAAAAACGAGTGTTTTCTATGCTATCGCCATCAATCTTTTTTCTAATGTCATTGGTTGGGTCGTATTTTTCTTTTCAGAGCCAGTACTACCGATACGGATAAAATCGGAACTCATTAACTATATTTTCTTCGATCGCTTGCAGTCAGCTAATATTCAATCTTTAATTATCTTAACAGCGTTTATTATTTTCTTTGGGACTTTCATAGTCAAATATATCTTGTTAAGAATCTTGCTTTTGTCACTAGCAGAATTTGGAAAAGCACCACCAAAAGAACCCGTAGTAGAGCGAAACTCAAGTCGTGCCCAAAAAAGCAAATTGCAGAATTCAAATGTAGTCACCAGCATCCTAATAGCCAATGCACTCAGCTACAGTTTTATAGTTGCTGTTTTATTTATTCGTTCGCTCGATCTCTAA